In Spirochaetaceae bacterium, one DNA window encodes the following:
- the puuE gene encoding allantoinase PuuE — translation MESYYPRDLRGYGPAAPNAEWPNGARLAVQFVVNYEEGGENCVLHGDPTSEAFLSEIVGARPLPGRRHMSMESIYEYGSRVGVWRLFELFRERAVPITVFAVAMALQRNPPVAEAALANGFEICSHGYRWIDYQEVPEAVEREHLQRAIDIIRDLTGERPLGWYTGRTGPNTRRLVAEEGGFLYDADDYNDDLPFWTEVESRPHLVVPYTLDANDMRFATAQGFNSGDQFFAYLRDSFDVLYAEGAHTPRMMSVGLHCRLVGRPGRFAALRRFLDHVLAHERVWCCRRIDIARHWREHHPHGG, via the coding sequence ATGGAAAGCTACTACCCGAGAGACTTGCGGGGCTACGGTCCCGCTGCGCCGAACGCCGAGTGGCCGAACGGGGCGCGGCTGGCGGTGCAGTTCGTGGTCAACTACGAGGAGGGCGGCGAGAACTGCGTCCTGCACGGCGACCCCACCTCGGAGGCGTTCCTGTCGGAGATCGTCGGCGCGCGCCCGCTTCCCGGCCGGCGCCACATGAGCATGGAGTCGATCTACGAGTACGGCAGCCGGGTCGGCGTATGGCGCCTGTTCGAGCTGTTCCGGGAGCGCGCGGTGCCGATTACCGTGTTCGCGGTGGCGATGGCGCTGCAGCGCAACCCGCCGGTGGCCGAAGCGGCCCTGGCCAACGGTTTCGAGATCTGCAGCCACGGCTACCGCTGGATCGACTACCAGGAGGTGCCGGAGGCGGTGGAGCGCGAGCACCTGCAACGCGCCATCGACATCATCCGGGATCTGACCGGGGAGCGGCCGCTCGGCTGGTACACCGGACGCACCGGGCCCAACACCCGCCGGCTGGTTGCGGAAGAGGGAGGATTTCTTTATGACGCAGATGATTACAACGACGACCTGCCGTTCTGGACGGAGGTCGAATCGCGCCCCCACCTGGTGGTGCCGTACACCCTCGACGCCAACGACATGCGCTTCGCGACCGCGCAGGGTTTCAACTCCGGCGATCAATTCTTCGCCTACCTGCGCGACTCCTTCGACGTGCTGTACGCCGAGGGTGCGCACACGCCGCGCATGATGTCGGTGGGACTGCACTGCCGCCTCGTTGGGCGGCCCGGCCGCTTCGCCGCCCTGCGGCGGTTCCTGGACCACGTGCTCGCGCACGAGAGGGTGTGGTGCTGCAGACGCATCGACATCGCCCGGCACTGGCGGGAGCATCATCCTCATGGCGGCTGA
- a CDS encoding cation transporter: MTAARMERVSIIITIVASVTFGLIGVVISLASSSGAVFLDGLFSLIFAMVGLLTLYVSGLVQRPRDDQYPFGYATFEPMLNLFKGILIALALVFAVWSAVTALAGGGVEVAAVGGIIYAVIAVVGGGLMALALHFLAARSRSPIVEVDARNAIVDTMISGAVGVAFVITLLLQNSRWSAAARYADPVIMLAIVAIAAPQPIKTIRANWHQLLGRAPELAVQERVSTLVEQVLTAVPHYETYLRLTEIGRYLYIHLYVIVPEHSEQPIDTPLHDEIRRRIYDALSGEFPHLALDVGFTMDEQWALSSMPSAEAGEGARAPATADQ; the protein is encoded by the coding sequence ATGACAGCGGCGCGCATGGAACGAGTTTCGATCATTATTACCATCGTCGCGAGCGTCACCTTCGGGCTGATCGGCGTGGTGATTTCTCTCGCCAGCAGCTCCGGGGCGGTGTTTCTCGACGGTCTGTTTTCGCTCATCTTCGCCATGGTGGGGCTGCTCACGCTGTACGTTTCCGGCCTGGTGCAGCGTCCGCGCGACGACCAGTATCCGTTCGGCTACGCCACCTTCGAGCCGATGCTCAACCTGTTCAAGGGCATCCTGATCGCCCTGGCGCTGGTGTTCGCGGTGTGGAGCGCGGTGACGGCGCTGGCCGGCGGCGGGGTCGAGGTGGCGGCGGTCGGCGGCATCATCTACGCGGTCATCGCCGTGGTCGGAGGCGGCCTGATGGCGCTGGCGCTGCACTTCCTGGCGGCGCGTTCGCGCTCGCCGATCGTCGAGGTGGACGCCCGCAACGCGATCGTGGACACCATGATCTCGGGCGCGGTGGGGGTGGCGTTCGTGATCACCCTGCTGCTGCAGAACTCGCGCTGGTCGGCGGCGGCGCGCTACGCCGACCCGGTGATCATGCTGGCGATCGTGGCCATCGCCGCGCCGCAGCCGATCAAGACCATCCGCGCCAACTGGCACCAGTTGCTTGGGCGCGCCCCGGAACTCGCGGTGCAGGAACGCGTCTCGACCCTGGTGGAGCAGGTGCTGACCGCCGTGCCTCACTACGAGACCTACCTGCGGCTGACCGAGATAGGCCGCTACCTCTACATCCACCTGTACGTGATCGTGCCCGAGCACTCGGAGCAGCCGATCGACACCCCGCTGCACGACGAAATCCGGCGCCGCATCTACGACGCGCTGTCCGGCGAGTTTCCCCATCTCGCCCTGGATGTCGGCTTCACCATGGACGAGCAGTGGGCGCTCAGCAGCATGCCCTCGGCCGAGGCGGGAGAAGGCGCCCGCGCCCCAGCCACGGCAGATCAATAG